From the genome of Lujinxingia vulgaris:
TCGGCGAGTTGGTGTTGCCGAGCAATGAGCCCGGCTCTTCGATCATGCCTGGCAAGGTCAACCCGACCCAGTCCGAAGCCATGACGATGGTCTGCGCGCACGTCTTCGGCAACGACGCGGCGGTGGGCTTTGCGGCGGCCAACGGCAACTTTGAGCTCAACGTCTACAAGCCGATGCTCGTGCATAACGTGCTCGAATCCACTCGCCTGCTCACCGACGCGATGCACTCATTTACCGACAACTGCGTGGTGGGCATTGAGCCGGACCGCGAGCAGATCGCCGACTACCTGGAGCGCTGCCTGATGCTGGTGACCGCGCTCAACCCGGTGATCGGCTACGACAAGGCCGCGGAAGTCGCCAAGAAGGCCTACAAAGAGAAGACGACGCTTCGTCAGGCCATCACCGAGCTCGGCTATCTGTCTGGCGAGGAGTTCGATAAGGCGATCAACCCCAGAGCGATGACGCATCCGAAGGCGAAGGCATAACGCGATGGATGAGACGCGCCCCTCCGCACAGCTTTTGCTCTCGGCCTACGCCCAGGGGATTTTCCCGATGGCGCATCCCGAGCAGGAGGGGCGCATCTACTGGTATGCGCCCGATCCGCGCGCGATTCTGCCGCTGGACGGCCTGCGCATCTCGCGGCGTTTTCGGCAGACCTTGCGCAAGAAACCCTTTGAGATTCGTTTCAACACGGATTTTGAGGGTGTCATCGAAGCCTGCGCGGAGCCGCGGCCCGGCCAGCCGCAGACGTGGATCTCCGAAGGGATCAAAGAGGTCTACACCGAGCTTCACCGGCTGGGCTTTGCCCACTGTGTCGAAGCCTGGGAGGGTGATCGCCTGGTGGGCGGGCTCTATGGCGTGGCGCTGGCCGGGCTTTTTGCCGGTGAGTCGATGTTTCATCGGGCGACCGACGCCTCGAAGATCTGCCTTGTGCATCTGGTCGAGCGGCTTAACGCGCGGGGATTTAGCCTGCTCGATGTGCAGTTTCAGACCTCGCACCTGGAGCGGCTGGGGGTGATCGAAATCAGCCGCGAGGCGTATGAGGCCAGGCTGGTCGAGGCGCTCAAGCTGGAGTGCAGCTTTGCGTAAGCGCGATGCATTTCGGGCCGACGGTTTGCTTGCCTCTGGCCAGATGCGCTTAGGTTGGCGCGCATCACGCCCGCACACACGAGCAGCATGGCGTCGGGACGCCCCGTAGCCTCAAGGCGCGCCGCCTTGCTGCCCGGGCTTCAATCGCCTAGAAAGGGCGTTTGGCCGCCCGCGTCGGTGGGCCAGCCCCACCTTTTTGTTCCATCCCAAAATCGCATACTGACTGACCCCATGCAGGACACCTTTATGGAAGATTCCAAACGCCATCTCATCGTCACCCAGGGTGATATCACGCTGATCTCGATGCCCGAGGGGGCGCTGGTCAACCCGTCGAACACCGGGCTGATCCTCAACAGCGGCGGCAACAGCGACAACACCGTGAGCAACGCGATTGCGCGCCGCGGCGGTCCTTTTATGCAGCAGACTCTGCATATGGCGCGCAGCGGGCTGCGCAACAACCGCCTGGAGCCGGGCCGCGCCGTCGACACCGAAGCCGGGCAGCTGCCGGTCAAGCGCCTGATCCACGTCTCGATCGTGGGTGCCAAGAAGATCAATGCGCGCCTGGTGTCCAACGCCATCCTCAACGCCTACGACCTGGCCGATGAGCTGGAGCTCAAAGAGCTGGCGTTTCCGGCGATCGGCCTGCAGATGGGCGGCATCACGCTGGAGGAGTTCATGGACATCTTCTGGCGCATCACCGCCGAAGAACTCCCGCGTCTCAAAAACGTCAAGCAGGTCTACCTCTGCCTCTTCAGTGGCGAGGAGTACGAGCTGGGGAGCGCGTACGCCGAGAAGAACGTCGATGAGCTTCCGGAGTCGATCGACCTTGAGATCAGCGAGTCGGGCTTTGCGCGCGGGCTCTTTGGTTGATGGGCGAGGTGGCTGAGGGGCGCGGACGAGGCAAGCTGATCCTCTTCGGGGAGCATGCCGTGGTGCACGGCTATGCGGCGGTGGCCTGCGGGCTGCCGCTGGGTGCGGTGGCGTGTGTGCGCCACGGGCGCTCCGAGGCGTTTCGCGTCGATCACCCGGCGGGCAGCTTCCTGGCCGAGGGCAAGGTGCTTGAGGCCGCCCGCGGCATCGTGGAGCGTTTTGGGCTTACGCTCGAAGCGCTCGATGGCCATGTGCGCCTGGAGGTCCCGGTGGGCGCGGGCATGGGAAGCTCGGCGGCGCTGGCTGTGGCGCTGGCCCGCGCCGCCCACAAACTCTCGGGGCGCGGCGATGCGAAGACCGTCGAAGAGGCGGTGAGCTTTGCCGAGGGGCTTTTTCACGGCCGAGCCTCGGGCATCGACCAGAGCGCGGCGCTGGGCGGCGGGGTGTTTGCCTTTAAGCGCGACGCGGCAGGCGGCCCCCCCACCCTCGAGCCTGTGCGCGCCCCGACGCTCCGGCTGGTGGTGGCCCAGGT
Proteins encoded in this window:
- the aat gene encoding leucyl/phenylalanyl-tRNA--protein transferase; the encoded protein is MDETRPSAQLLLSAYAQGIFPMAHPEQEGRIYWYAPDPRAILPLDGLRISRRFRQTLRKKPFEIRFNTDFEGVIEACAEPRPGQPQTWISEGIKEVYTELHRLGFAHCVEAWEGDRLVGGLYGVALAGLFAGESMFHRATDASKICLVHLVERLNARGFSLLDVQFQTSHLERLGVIEISREAYEARLVEALKLECSFA
- a CDS encoding macro domain-containing protein → MEDSKRHLIVTQGDITLISMPEGALVNPSNTGLILNSGGNSDNTVSNAIARRGGPFMQQTLHMARSGLRNNRLEPGRAVDTEAGQLPVKRLIHVSIVGAKKINARLVSNAILNAYDLADELELKELAFPAIGLQMGGITLEEFMDIFWRITAEELPRLKNVKQVYLCLFSGEEYELGSAYAEKNVDELPESIDLEISESGFARGLFG
- the mvk gene encoding mevalonate kinase, which gives rise to MAEGRGRGKLILFGEHAVVHGYAAVACGLPLGAVACVRHGRSEAFRVDHPAGSFLAEGKVLEAARGIVERFGLTLEALDGHVRLEVPVGAGMGSSAALAVALARAAHKLSGRGDAKTVEEAVSFAEGLFHGRASGIDQSAALGGGVFAFKRDAAGGPPTLEPVRAPTLRLVVAQVAPSASTAEMVAGVSALAERRRATAAVFEAIGQVAAEGRQALEAGDLQAVGEYMNINQGLLAALGVSIPAIDEACHLARGAGALGAKLTGAGGGGCVVALGPDEATTRAIREGWEVRGWPVYTFTLES